A section of the Chloroflexota bacterium genome encodes:
- a CDS encoding glutamate--tRNA ligase, whose amino-acid sequence MAAEPGARRFRIAPSPTGSIHVGTARTALYNWLLARQSGGSFVLRVEDTARDRNRPEYERAIYSGLAWLGLDWDEGPDVGGQFGPYRQSERLELHRHHLQRLIDRGHVYRCFCSRDQLAEERKAAQRAKLPPRYSGRCRNLPESEVESRLSAGEPASYRFKVAARNVEFDDLVLGGLREDAGLWGDFIVARSDGSPVYNFAVVADDHDMAITHVLRGADHISNTFKQVVMYEALGWDCPRFGHIPLTLNAKRQKLSKRDGSVSIQEYRDQGYLPEAVNNFIALLGWNPGDEREFFSLSELVSEFSAGRINRANAIFDQERLDWFNGNYVRGLPISELSRRAWEYLEGCGYFEPPNGTPGGEFGSEPVKRPAREYFESALALEQERIRRLSDLPGVISFFFRDQVDPDPKFLVARRQSPQASADALAKVADWTEQNDVADQTLTEEFLRGLAEELGWKAGILFMPIRMAITGSRATPPLFATMAVLGSGRVSSRLRAAVKLLKG is encoded by the coding sequence ATGGCCGCTGAACCCGGGGCGCGGCGCTTTCGAATCGCGCCCAGCCCGACCGGATCGATCCATGTGGGAACGGCCCGCACCGCGCTTTACAACTGGCTGTTGGCGCGGCAGAGCGGCGGATCGTTCGTGCTGCGGGTCGAAGACACGGCCCGCGACCGCAATCGTCCCGAGTACGAGCGGGCGATTTATTCGGGCCTGGCCTGGCTGGGCTTGGACTGGGACGAGGGCCCTGACGTCGGCGGCCAATTCGGCCCATACCGGCAGAGCGAACGGCTCGAGCTGCACCGGCACCACCTGCAACGCCTGATCGACCGCGGTCACGTCTACCGCTGCTTCTGCAGTCGCGATCAGCTGGCCGAGGAGCGCAAGGCGGCCCAGCGCGCAAAACTCCCGCCGCGCTATTCCGGACGCTGCCGGAACCTTCCCGAATCCGAGGTCGAATCCAGACTCAGCGCCGGCGAACCGGCCAGTTACCGCTTCAAGGTTGCGGCCCGAAACGTGGAGTTTGATGACCTGGTCCTGGGCGGGTTGCGCGAGGATGCCGGCCTGTGGGGCGATTTCATCGTGGCCCGCTCGGACGGCTCCCCCGTGTACAACTTCGCGGTTGTGGCCGACGACCACGACATGGCGATCACGCACGTTCTGCGCGGCGCCGACCACATCTCGAATACCTTCAAGCAGGTCGTGATGTACGAAGCGCTGGGCTGGGATTGTCCGCGATTCGGCCACATCCCGCTGACGTTGAACGCAAAGCGCCAGAAACTCTCCAAGCGCGACGGGTCCGTCTCGATCCAGGAGTACCGTGATCAGGGCTACCTGCCTGAGGCGGTAAACAACTTCATAGCCCTGCTGGGCTGGAACCCCGGGGACGAGCGCGAGTTCTTCTCGCTTTCTGAATTGGTCTCCGAGTTTTCCGCCGGGCGAATAAATCGCGCCAACGCCATCTTCGACCAGGAGCGCCTCGACTGGTTCAATGGCAATTACGTGCGCGGCCTGCCGATTTCCGAGTTGAGCCGGCGGGCGTGGGAGTATCTCGAAGGTTGCGGTTATTTCGAACCGCCGAATGGGACTCCCGGTGGCGAGTTTGGATCTGAGCCGGTGAAGCGTCCCGCCCGCGAGTATTTCGAGTCCGCGCTGGCCCTGGAGCAGGAGCGAATCCGGCGCCTATCCGATTTGCCCGGTGTCATTTCGTTCTTCTTCCGCGACCAAGTCGATCCCGACCCGAAGTTCCTCGTGGCCCGGCGCCAGTCGCCGCAGGCGAGCGCGGATGCCCTGGCGAAGGTTGCCGACTGGACCGAACAAAACGATGTTGCTGATCAAACGCTGACCGAGGAGTTCTTGCGCGGATTGGCCGAAGAGCTGGGCTGGAAGGCCGGCATTTTATTCATGCCGATCCGGATGGCCATTACCGGTTCGCGCGCGACTCCGCCGCTCTTTGCAACAATGGCGGTACTGGGGTCGGGGCGCGTCAGTTCACGCTTGCGCGCCGCCGTGAAGCTGTTGAAGGGCTAG
- a CDS encoding leucine-rich repeat domain-containing protein, producing the protein MPATPFRPRAVFIFPALLLLAALAAAALFVATDRLTVHALGANDEGICDYSNTMRKALLAHLEFEFFQCDEGVLASGSADPWSGDLDVEPFVGAEFAPGKGELDGYVRGSRVDLRGSGLGVSDLDVSAALDSHGTPTYNRFGVDAAGTRLSGNHSGGFVGLTFLLDGSDVATNGFVGEPFAGVEGQVAWFGFQWNTIPEQFTDWDDTITGTADAGEDGYYLVLKLAIELEGDDKQVFFLVNSEDSVRTLYAVPFLIPDDFVIERPERVSVDLSAVAVYDDLPADGDLDLGLSHSGDAGDYFDEIERAISRGNDDARLQINDDDAPAIEVCDRSRPVRDLLVEDLSKACDEISAHDLEEVTSIDLSDSEIEELQRGDFSGLTMLEELDLTGNELRSLPAGVFEGAGSDRDAPDVALIDVTDNPGPRGGGFELRNISNAFRASVGPRQAIRLDAHDDPNDDPAYGFEESRYNATEGGTLVVGVTGFQDSAVLFRSLGGDTGVYEDLDADCPAPCYAPEASQIEEDGDYLLGFAVPKDANDRNDTFTILFGESNTALDLTSIHGIARLTVTEDGSVVTPPAPARSIFEIVRVTETARSTTSDNPDLDHNISDLQVSVGGQALDAEFLGYYNRTGQLKRWGYATSEVLEIEQGTLTQFFQRGVIDFHRRPDLGGIWLVERRLAWDYFGGGLGGSIDQKVEPAPTTPPSAGAVNFGGFNHYVSNFAPDGTRTGFLDFFIELGGVESFGYPKTAGRTDTGAPGTLFEGKTPGFVRQYFQAAIFQLSAQGIVELTLLGDSLRNQLVPNFRDFAAFGPAAPVVRGQLITPEQIA; encoded by the coding sequence TTGCCCGCAACGCCCTTTAGACCACGCGCCGTTTTCATTTTTCCGGCGCTATTGCTGCTGGCGGCGCTGGCCGCGGCCGCGCTTTTCGTCGCCACCGACCGCTTAACCGTGCACGCGCTCGGCGCAAACGATGAAGGGATATGCGACTACTCAAACACGATGCGCAAGGCGCTGCTGGCCCATCTTGAATTCGAATTCTTCCAGTGCGACGAAGGCGTTCTCGCCAGCGGTTCTGCTGACCCATGGTCGGGGGATCTCGACGTTGAGCCATTCGTCGGCGCGGAGTTCGCGCCGGGAAAAGGTGAGCTTGACGGCTACGTGCGCGGATCGCGCGTAGACCTGCGCGGCAGCGGGCTGGGGGTTTCAGACCTTGACGTAAGCGCGGCGCTGGATTCGCACGGAACCCCGACATACAACCGCTTCGGCGTGGACGCAGCCGGCACCCGCCTCAGCGGCAACCACAGCGGCGGATTCGTCGGCCTGACGTTCCTGTTGGACGGCTCGGACGTCGCGACCAACGGATTCGTGGGTGAACCGTTTGCCGGTGTCGAGGGCCAGGTCGCCTGGTTCGGATTCCAGTGGAACACGATTCCGGAGCAGTTCACGGACTGGGACGACACGATCACCGGCACAGCCGACGCCGGCGAAGACGGTTACTACCTAGTGCTTAAGCTCGCGATCGAGTTGGAGGGAGATGACAAGCAAGTCTTCTTTCTGGTCAATTCCGAAGACTCCGTACGAACTCTCTACGCCGTACCGTTCCTGATCCCGGACGACTTTGTCATCGAAAGGCCGGAACGGGTAAGCGTTGACCTGTCGGCAGTAGCCGTTTACGACGACCTCCCCGCAGACGGCGATTTGGACCTTGGCCTCAGTCACAGCGGCGACGCCGGCGACTACTTCGACGAAATCGAGCGTGCCATCTCGCGCGGCAACGACGATGCACGTCTGCAGATCAACGACGACGACGCCCCGGCCATAGAGGTCTGCGACAGATCGCGGCCGGTCCGCGACCTGCTGGTGGAAGACCTTTCCAAGGCCTGCGACGAAATCAGCGCCCACGACCTGGAAGAAGTCACCTCGATTGACCTCTCGGATTCGGAGATCGAGGAACTGCAGCGCGGAGATTTCTCGGGGCTCACCATGCTTGAGGAACTGGACCTTACCGGCAACGAACTGCGTTCGCTACCGGCCGGAGTATTTGAAGGGGCCGGTTCGGATCGCGACGCGCCCGACGTGGCGCTTATCGACGTGACCGATAACCCTGGGCCACGCGGCGGCGGATTTGAATTACGCAACATCTCGAATGCTTTCCGCGCCAGCGTTGGACCGCGCCAAGCGATCCGCCTGGACGCCCATGATGATCCGAACGACGACCCCGCATACGGCTTCGAGGAATCTCGGTACAACGCCACCGAAGGCGGCACCCTGGTGGTCGGGGTCACCGGTTTCCAGGACAGCGCGGTCCTTTTCCGGTCGCTGGGCGGGGATACGGGCGTTTACGAGGACCTTGATGCCGATTGCCCGGCCCCCTGCTATGCGCCGGAGGCCTCGCAGATTGAAGAAGACGGTGATTACCTGCTCGGGTTCGCCGTTCCGAAGGACGCGAATGATCGCAACGACACCTTCACCATTCTTTTTGGTGAAAGCAACACCGCGCTCGACCTGACCTCCATTCACGGAATTGCCCGCCTCACAGTTACCGAGGATGGCAGCGTCGTAACCCCACCGGCGCCCGCCCGTTCGATCTTTGAAATCGTCCGCGTCACCGAAACCGCGCGCAGCACCACTTCCGACAACCCGGACCTCGACCACAACATCTCCGATCTGCAGGTCAGCGTTGGCGGTCAGGCGCTGGATGCCGAATTCCTCGGTTACTACAACCGGACCGGGCAGCTCAAGCGCTGGGGCTACGCCACATCGGAGGTGCTGGAGATCGAGCAGGGCACGCTGACGCAGTTCTTCCAGCGCGGCGTGATCGACTTCCACCGCCGCCCCGACCTGGGCGGGATCTGGCTGGTCGAGCGTCGCCTCGCCTGGGACTACTTCGGCGGCGGGCTCGGAGGAAGCATCGATCAAAAAGTCGAACCGGCGCCAACCACGCCGCCTTCGGCAGGCGCGGTCAATTTCGGCGGTTTCAATCACTACGTTTCGAATTTCGCCCCGGATGGCACCCGGACCGGATTCCTGGACTTCTTCATCGAACTGGGCGGCGTCGAAAGTTTCGGATACCCCAAGACCGCTGGGCGGACTGACACCGGTGCCCCTGGAACCCTTTTTGAAGGGAAAACTCCCGGTTTTGTGCGGCAATACTTCCAGGCCGCGATATTCCAGCTGTCCGCCCAAGGAATCGTGGAGCTGACCTTGCTGGGGGACTCGCTCCGCAATCAACTGGTACCCAACTTCCGCGACTTCGCCGCCTTCGGGCCCGCGGCCCCGGTGGTCAGGGGACAGTTGATCACTCCGGAGCAAATCGCCTGA
- the msrA gene encoding peptide-methionine (S)-S-oxide reductase MsrA has product MPWFFGKQPELPKPHEALPGRDAAMPIPSGHFVHGRPISGPELDGLEKALFGMGCFWGAERMFWTLPGVYTTAVGYAAGTTPNPNYREVCSSLTGHNEVVLVVFDPAQISFADLLQVFWEGHDPTQGMRQGNDVGTQYRSGIYVFDEVQRSAAEASRDRYQEALTAAGYGAITTEILDAPEFYYAEEYHQQYLAKNPAGYCGIGGTGVSCPTGVAQLT; this is encoded by the coding sequence ATGCCCTGGTTCTTTGGCAAGCAACCAGAACTTCCCAAACCCCATGAGGCGCTGCCCGGCCGCGACGCGGCGATGCCAATTCCTTCCGGGCATTTCGTGCACGGCCGACCGATATCTGGACCTGAACTGGACGGACTTGAGAAGGCGCTCTTTGGAATGGGCTGCTTTTGGGGGGCGGAACGGATGTTTTGGACGCTGCCCGGCGTGTACACGACCGCCGTGGGGTATGCCGCCGGAACCACTCCAAATCCCAATTACCGCGAAGTGTGCAGCTCACTTACCGGACACAACGAAGTCGTCCTGGTCGTATTCGATCCCGCGCAAATCAGCTTCGCGGACCTCCTGCAGGTGTTCTGGGAGGGTCACGACCCGACCCAGGGAATGCGGCAGGGAAACGATGTCGGTACCCAGTACCGCTCGGGCATCTACGTGTTTGACGAGGTGCAGCGATCGGCCGCCGAAGCGAGTCGCGATCGCTACCAGGAGGCGCTGACCGCCGCCGGTTACGGAGCAATTACGACCGAAATCCTGGATGCGCCCGAGTTTTATTACGCCGAGGAATACCACCAGCAATACCTGGCCAAGAATCCGGCCGGCTACTGCGGTATCGGCGGCACGGGGGTAAGTTGCCCGACCGGCGTTGCCCAGTTAACTTAA
- a CDS encoding cytochrome P450, giving the protein MTATSEGVRTHALTLTEELVLMLLNEESGYFRQVPGWNLDCAIVGSVLAELSMTGRIDTDMNSLILLDDTPTGDPLLDPLLAEIAADSGQRNAQYWIERYARRAEPIVDGALDRLVKLGILRHHTGDFWTLTENALREDSAPDGDPGSATGFVKTRISKAIFDGEIPEPRDIVIICLINTCDLFRFIFELDEENEERIELICRMDLIGRSIAAAVEQNLTGGLFQRPPISKAIPTAPLRKLLFNRNLRKGNIPAVFADLTRQLGPVYQIKPPFAKPLVFLGGPSINRWANRNARGFLRSQDYLSTFEKVYGAHGIMPALDGADHFRLRKSLAPAYSRKRLAGQLDDIYQHARSEMTKWEQGDVLSSTPMMRQLVNAQISAYFLSVHSQDIFDDLVSFKEQALKAHVTKTLPKFMLKTPGMKRKLASLADLLERVTSGHTPAQRAGCPRDLADDLFSLHASDPQFLPATNLSFALSASLIASMYLGDQLNFAVYAMVTQPELRDRIEAEADALFGGGDPGSEDFSLQAIDVTHRFIMEVLRMYPVVPMSVRTVMNPCVVEGFALPTGTRLHIAQTACHYMEELFPEPFKFDIDRYQAPRNEHRGPGYAPYGLGSHSCMGSHMMEMLLAVNLLMLAHYFKIEVWPPDFKFRINPFPSQSVSKKLKYRITARRREIPA; this is encoded by the coding sequence ATGACTGCCACAAGCGAGGGCGTGAGGACTCACGCGCTGACGCTGACCGAAGAGCTGGTCTTGATGCTCCTCAACGAGGAAAGCGGCTACTTTCGGCAGGTGCCCGGCTGGAACCTGGACTGCGCGATAGTCGGTTCGGTGCTGGCCGAACTGTCCATGACGGGTCGTATAGACACCGACATGAATTCGCTCATCCTGCTGGATGACACCCCGACCGGCGATCCCCTGCTGGACCCGCTGCTTGCCGAAATCGCGGCCGACTCGGGCCAGCGCAATGCACAGTACTGGATCGAGCGGTACGCCCGCCGGGCCGAGCCGATAGTCGACGGGGCGCTTGACCGACTCGTCAAGCTGGGAATTCTGCGGCATCATACCGGGGATTTCTGGACGCTGACCGAGAACGCCCTGCGCGAAGATTCGGCGCCCGACGGCGACCCGGGCTCGGCGACCGGATTCGTCAAGACCCGCATCAGCAAGGCGATCTTCGATGGGGAGATTCCCGAGCCGCGCGACATCGTCATCATTTGCCTGATCAACACCTGCGACCTGTTCCGCTTCATCTTCGAATTGGACGAGGAAAACGAAGAGCGGATCGAGTTGATCTGCAGGATGGACTTGATCGGCCGGTCCATAGCCGCGGCGGTGGAGCAGAACCTGACCGGCGGCTTGTTCCAGCGCCCTCCGATTTCCAAGGCGATTCCTACCGCCCCGCTGCGCAAATTGCTTTTCAACCGGAATCTGCGCAAAGGCAACATTCCGGCGGTGTTTGCCGACCTCACCCGGCAGCTGGGCCCGGTGTATCAGATCAAGCCACCCTTCGCCAAGCCTCTGGTTTTTTTGGGCGGACCGTCCATCAATCGGTGGGCGAACCGGAACGCGCGAGGTTTTCTGCGCTCCCAGGACTATCTATCCACCTTTGAAAAGGTGTACGGGGCCCACGGAATCATGCCGGCGCTTGATGGGGCCGACCACTTCCGGCTGCGCAAATCGCTGGCTCCGGCGTACTCCCGCAAGCGCCTCGCGGGGCAACTCGACGACATCTACCAGCACGCCCGCAGCGAGATGACGAAGTGGGAGCAAGGCGACGTGCTTTCGTCAACGCCCATGATGCGCCAACTGGTCAACGCTCAAATATCGGCGTACTTTCTGAGCGTGCATTCGCAAGACATATTCGACGACCTTGTCAGTTTCAAGGAGCAGGCGCTCAAGGCGCACGTAACGAAGACGTTGCCCAAATTCATGCTCAAGACCCCGGGCATGAAGCGCAAACTCGCTTCACTCGCGGATTTGCTTGAACGGGTCACGAGCGGCCATACGCCCGCCCAGCGGGCCGGGTGCCCGCGCGACCTTGCTGACGATTTGTTCAGCCTGCACGCCAGCGATCCGCAGTTCCTACCGGCGACGAACCTGAGCTTTGCTCTTTCGGCGTCGCTGATTGCCAGCATGTATCTGGGCGACCAGTTGAATTTCGCCGTGTACGCCATGGTGACTCAACCTGAATTGCGCGACCGGATCGAGGCCGAAGCCGACGCTTTGTTCGGCGGCGGCGATCCGGGCAGCGAAGACTTCTCCCTGCAAGCGATTGATGTCACGCACCGCTTCATCATGGAAGTCCTGCGGATGTACCCGGTGGTCCCGATGTCGGTCAGAACGGTTATGAATCCGTGCGTGGTGGAAGGGTTCGCGCTGCCGACCGGGACTCGACTGCACATCGCCCAAACCGCCTGTCACTACATGGAAGAGTTGTTCCCCGAACCGTTCAAATTCGACATCGACCGCTACCAAGCGCCGCGCAACGAGCATCGCGGCCCCGGCTATGCGCCCTACGGGTTGGGGTCACACTCGTGCATGGGATCGCACATGATGGAGATGCTGTTGGCGGTCAACCTGCTGATGCTCGCGCACTACTTCAAGATCGAAGTTTGGCCCCCCGATTTCAAGTTTCGAATCAACCCGTTTCCGTCGCAGTCGGTAAGCAAAAAACTCAAGTACCGGATCACTGCGCGCCGGCGGGAGATTCCCGCTTAG
- a CDS encoding alpha-glucosidase/alpha-galactosidase produces MQSPINVVIVGAGSHFTPKLAADILAIPGSAGGQLRLCDIDENRLGTMAAVVETLVAITSNTERWSVSASTDRNDLLPGADWVVITIEVSGLETIGFDNDIPERYGVDQCIGDTIGPGGLFKCFRTLPAFIQILADCERSCPEAIVLNYTNPMGMLCLAAALNSSMRVVGLCHSVQSTSRLLAARAGVDYDEMDWECAGINHLAWFTRLEHRGRDLYPQLREQARVDLATAEPGDGSQDLVRKDMMLHFGAFITESSGHLSEYLPWYRKRAETRARFMRSGYHGQSGFLLSMWPERRRADEAERRAMARGEADLSTSRTYEYASWIIEAVGKNAPFVFHGNIPNNWGGAGPLITNLPADGIVELACVADGRGVTPTAVGALPPQMAAVCRSNMSVIELGALAGLGRDRQLARQALMLDPLTAAVCTLDEIESMTDELFSAEADYLPGW; encoded by the coding sequence ATGCAGTCCCCAATCAACGTGGTCATCGTCGGCGCCGGATCGCACTTTACGCCCAAGCTCGCCGCCGACATCCTCGCCATTCCCGGCTCGGCCGGCGGGCAACTGCGACTGTGCGATATCGACGAAAACCGCCTTGGAACCATGGCCGCTGTCGTCGAGACCCTGGTCGCCATAACCAGCAACACTGAACGCTGGTCGGTATCGGCCAGCACCGATCGCAACGATCTGCTGCCCGGCGCCGACTGGGTGGTGATCACCATCGAGGTCTCGGGGCTGGAGACGATCGGGTTCGACAACGACATCCCCGAGCGCTACGGGGTCGACCAGTGCATCGGCGACACGATCGGCCCGGGCGGACTATTCAAGTGCTTTCGGACCCTGCCCGCGTTCATTCAGATCCTCGCGGACTGCGAGCGCAGCTGCCCGGAGGCGATCGTCCTCAACTACACCAACCCGATGGGAATGCTCTGTCTGGCCGCCGCGCTGAATTCGAGCATGCGGGTCGTCGGTCTGTGCCATTCAGTCCAGAGCACCTCCCGGCTCCTGGCCGCACGCGCCGGCGTCGACTACGACGAGATGGACTGGGAGTGCGCCGGGATCAACCACCTGGCCTGGTTCACACGGCTCGAGCATCGGGGACGCGACCTGTACCCGCAGCTGCGGGAACAGGCCCGCGTTGACCTGGCCACCGCCGAACCCGGCGACGGCTCACAGGACCTGGTCCGCAAGGACATGATGCTGCATTTCGGAGCTTTCATTACCGAAAGCTCCGGCCATCTCTCCGAGTACTTGCCCTGGTACCGCAAGCGGGCTGAGACCCGCGCCCGATTCATGCGCTCCGGTTACCACGGACAGAGCGGTTTCCTGCTCAGTATGTGGCCGGAACGCCGGCGGGCCGACGAGGCCGAACGCCGCGCGATGGCCCGCGGCGAGGCCGATCTGAGCACCAGCCGGACCTACGAATACGCCTCCTGGATCATCGAGGCGGTCGGCAAAAACGCCCCGTTCGTGTTCCACGGCAACATCCCCAACAACTGGGGAGGGGCCGGCCCCCTGATTACGAACCTGCCCGCCGACGGGATAGTCGAACTGGCCTGCGTGGCCGACGGGCGCGGCGTCACTCCCACCGCTGTCGGAGCCCTGCCACCGCAGATGGCGGCCGTCTGCCGCAGCAACATGAGCGTGATCGAACTGGGCGCCCTGGCCGGTCTGGGGCGCGACCGCCAGCTCGCCCGTCAGGCCCTTATGCTCGACCCGCTGACCGCCGCAGTCTGCACGCTGGATGAGATCGAATCAATGACCGACGAGCTGTTTTCGGCCGAGGCCGACTACCTACCGGGTTGGTGA
- a CDS encoding NUDIX hydrolase — MSRKRRQPENAQKLGWMTLSSRVAWQGRFPVFEDEIAADLDGRRHTYTYLASRARAVAVLAQDDDGRILTVREYRHPLKEVVCDLPMGSIGPDEEPRAAALRELREETGYAALSADSYGAIHPIPALTRLRLEFFRARGLEYVGHDRDRSEILQTEWIPLEAVLSGINDGRFQVGALPLGVLLADARGQLDRDRDGR; from the coding sequence GTGTCGCGCAAACGCCGGCAGCCCGAGAACGCCCAAAAGCTGGGCTGGATGACGCTCTCCTCGCGCGTTGCTTGGCAGGGCAGGTTTCCGGTTTTCGAGGACGAGATCGCTGCCGATCTGGATGGTCGCCGGCACACCTACACGTACCTCGCCAGCCGCGCCCGCGCGGTCGCGGTGCTTGCCCAGGACGATGACGGCCGAATCCTGACGGTGCGCGAATACCGCCACCCGCTCAAAGAGGTGGTCTGCGACCTTCCGATGGGATCGATCGGACCGGACGAAGAACCGCGGGCCGCCGCGTTGCGCGAGTTGCGTGAAGAGACCGGGTATGCCGCGCTGTCGGCCGATTCCTACGGGGCGATTCATCCCATTCCGGCTTTGACTCGGCTGCGGCTCGAGTTCTTCCGCGCCCGCGGTTTGGAATACGTCGGGCACGACCGCGACCGATCCGAGATCCTGCAGACCGAATGGATCCCGTTGGAGGCGGTCCTGAGCGGGATAAACGACGGCCGGTTCCAGGTGGGTGCTTTGCCGCTGGGGGTGCTCCTGGCCGACGCCCGGGGCCAACTCGACAGGGACCGGGATGGCCGCTGA
- a CDS encoding Rieske (2Fe-2S) protein produces the protein MAPAMAAKEGPAMPRKHGEPAIAPLPSPYPEGWFYVASVREVRKASLIQKTWMGESIVAWIDDAGQVCVAEAICPHLGSFLGPSAGGRVSDGRIVCPFHGFEFDTSGRCVHTPYAAPPRSARLRVFATRVICGLIFGWWGIDGRDPQWDLPSEEPDQSGWCDLRIRTLRFRGHPQETTENSVDLAHLRYVHGYGSVDRVDPLAIDGPYLRSRFDFTRTREIAGILKLTFAPSADTHIYGFGYSLVEVHERSIGMDLRIWILATPVDGEFIDMSLACQVRELRSPKRWFMGLKFLPTKARAPLLNRFMSAQQAEDVLQDVEIWGRKKFVSHPRLCRSDGEVRAFRAYCEQFYPENGA, from the coding sequence TTGGCGCCCGCCATGGCGGCGAAGGAGGGACCCGCGATGCCGAGAAAACACGGCGAACCCGCGATTGCGCCACTGCCGTCACCCTACCCCGAGGGCTGGTTTTACGTCGCCAGCGTTCGCGAAGTTCGAAAAGCCAGCCTCATCCAGAAGACGTGGATGGGCGAGAGCATAGTCGCCTGGATCGATGACGCCGGCCAGGTTTGCGTGGCCGAGGCCATTTGCCCCCACCTGGGTTCGTTTCTGGGCCCGAGTGCCGGTGGCCGGGTCAGCGACGGGCGGATCGTCTGTCCGTTCCACGGGTTCGAATTCGACACTTCCGGCCGCTGCGTCCATACGCCGTACGCGGCCCCGCCGCGATCGGCGCGACTGCGGGTGTTTGCAACCCGGGTCATTTGCGGATTGATCTTCGGTTGGTGGGGGATTGACGGGCGGGACCCGCAGTGGGATCTGCCGTCCGAAGAACCGGACCAGTCCGGCTGGTGCGACCTGCGGATCAGAACCCTGCGGTTCCGCGGCCACCCGCAGGAAACGACGGAGAATTCGGTCGATCTGGCCCACCTGCGCTACGTCCACGGCTACGGCAGCGTCGACCGGGTGGACCCGCTCGCAATAGACGGGCCCTATCTGCGCAGCCGGTTCGACTTCACCCGCACGCGCGAGATTGCCGGAATTCTGAAATTGACGTTCGCGCCTTCCGCCGACACCCACATTTACGGATTTGGATATTCGCTGGTGGAGGTACACGAGCGCTCCATCGGAATGGACTTGCGAATCTGGATCCTGGCGACCCCAGTCGACGGTGAATTCATCGATATGTCGCTGGCTTGCCAGGTGCGCGAACTGCGCAGCCCCAAGCGCTGGTTCATGGGTTTGAAATTCCTGCCGACGAAGGCGCGCGCCCCGCTGTTGAATCGATTCATGTCCGCCCAGCAGGCCGAGGATGTCCTCCAGGACGTTGAAATCTGGGGCCGCAAGAAGTTCGTTTCTCACCCGCGCCTTTGCCGATCCGACGGCGAGGTGCGGGCATTCCGCGCGTATTGCGAGCAGTTCTACCCGGAAAACGGCGCCTGA